ATTGTTGACAgacgtgatgatgtcatctcgaCCGGGTACATCTCATGGAGATTGCAGCATTCAAAACAATTCTTTGGTTTTATATTCAATCACAGGATGTCATAATACATGATGTAGATGTGTTTGATTTTACATTTGCCATGTTTTCATTTGCAGTTTGTTGGTTTATGGTCCATGAAAAGTGTCCTACGGAGGAGGTTTCACTTGTACATGTATCCAACAGGGTTAttaaagttttggaattttcattttagttcatttttatttcattttgagatttgtttttttttttgtctttaattcagttagtagttttagtttttttaatgggaacagttgtgtgcaatatttcaaaaatacaGCATTGGAGCGACTTCATCTGAaattgcttttctattggctgctgctagatgacatcacctctgtgtgacacactttcaaacgtccttattccagcggttcatatcaaaataaatcgacttcaaatcacatttaaaatcatccccaaaggctcatgcattaaattcattaccaaagactaaaacggacatttttgctataattacagttacttttaattcgttttgtcaacataaaatgtagctagttaattttcgtttttgtaaaaagcattttaattttaatttgattttgttcatgaaattcctttttgaatgttagttttttcgttagttttcgtgaactatatatatattttttcctctctttttttaatcactcattcacacacaagctcacttcatgtaagccacacgggcaccaaaggcaagtgacggttccactcctccacctgaagCCACTAAAATCATCTTTAAGTAACGATGCCCTTTAAATGTGACGTAACGTATAAGCCAGATGCTCGCGTTGGCacctatttaattttttttttttttttaaatgcttagaggttttttttccttttgtcttGTTCGACAGCACGCCTCTGTTTTGTGCGCTCAATTTGATTTGGATGTTGACAAGCAAACACCGtgcttgttttttcttcttcttgtcgttATTGCGGATGAATGTGATCAAGGCTTGTGCTCGAGCGCCCCCTCGATGTTCCAGTCGCCAACTCGTCcgagaaagaggaaaaaaaaaaaaaaaaaggtctacaGCACGTTGGCCTGGCGGGAGCCAGGCCTCAGAATTTGCAGCGTGACGATGCGCTTGACGGCGCGCCGGAACCACGGGTAGAACAAGGCGTAGATCAGCGGGTTGACGCACGAGTTGAAATCGAACAGGTACACGACGTAATGCGCAGACGAGGAGAAGCCGACGTGGCCCACCAGCGAGTAAATGTAAAAGGGACAGAAGCACATGACGAAGACCAGAACGAGAACGCCCAGCGTCCTGGCCGCCTTCAGCTCCGATTTCTTAATGGCTCGGGAATTAGGCTTCGAATGTTTGCCGCAGGTGACGTGAGAGCGCACGGCTCGCGCCTGCGACACGGCCACCACGAACACTCTGGCGTACAGCGTGACGATGACGCTGAGCGGCAGGACGAAAATCACAACCAGGTCGAGGATGCCTCCGGCCATGTCGATATCGATCACGCACTCCCCGTAGCAAGAGCTGCACTTTCCCGGCTCGGCCATCTGATCCCGCAGAAGGACGCAGCTGTAAAGGAAAGACAACAACCAGCAGAGGCACACGCACGCTTGAATTCTTTTCACGGTCACTTGGACGTCGTAGCGCAGCGGGTGGCAGATGGCCACGTAGCGGTCAGCCGAGATGAGCGCCATGTTGCCCACCGACGCGGTGGTGATAACGAAGGACGCCAGTTGGTAGGCGAGGCAGGCCGCGTCGCCCAACGCCCAGCAGCTCGCCCTCATGTAGATCTCGCCGGGCCACATGACCACGCCCACCAGGAAGTCGGAGCTGGCCAGCGACAGCAGCAGCAGGTTGGTGGGCGTGTGCAGCTGCCTGCGCGGCCACAACAGAGCACAAAGAGACTGTCAagacgcaaaaaaacaaaacaaagaaaaacatccaCAACAACATCCCGAAGTGAGCGAGCTGCCGAAAAGAACATGTGCCTGAAGTGGGAGATGGCCGTGATGACCAGCAGGTTGAGCGCCACCGTCAGCACGCAGACGACGGGCAGCGCGACGCTCACAAGATGGCGGTCTTCAGATGGCGGCGTCCGGCAGGAGGCGTTGGCCAGCTGCGGGAAGCACAGAGCCGAACGCTCCTCGGTCTCCATGGAGATGGAGATGGAGACGCTCGGGCTCGGGCAGCATTCTGCTGTCCCAAACATCCCAGTTGTCCGCCCTCATTTATGGGCTCTCGTACCTCCCCCAAGGAAATCCCATTGGAGCAAAGTATGATGTCATGATGAGCGACaaccaacagtttttttttgtgttatagaattgttttgttttattgtgctATTATCACTGatctatatgactggatagccgataggccaagacttttgaggtcgtgaggccgccatattgctcctcccaagagacgttaaaaaaaaaaacacatttaacagtattgaaattggagaacatttgagacagtacttagtagatacagcatgatttatggtggtattaaacataaacaagaggactttagacattttatgacttgccTTCAATACAtctataaattatatgcttcatgatgattagtacaggaagaaacttgtatatttttttattacaaaattctAACTGTAGTTCAACAAAAGatacctctgccaaatctacttagtgataaaagaaaaagggggtctttaaAGCAGAACGTACCGTCCACATGTCAAtttgtattagtattatttttttacttgttaaaaatagtgaccacctcaacacaaccccccaccccgcctctggccttatactaactttGATGGGCgagtttgacagataaaataaattcacgaaacaatgcaacacagtgaccatgaaaaaattaaatagagaaataaatacataaataaatttacaaataatcatagggaatttaattaattaattacacagttaataacattgatttatttaattccatatttaattaataaacaaaacatttaattaattaatgacacttttacttaattatttaatggtttatttatttatttatttatttatttaatgttggcacttttggtcctagTACATGTGTCATCTGTACGTCATCTGTACATCTGTATAGTTCGTCTGTCcgggaggtgggagtaacaagatggccgccctgtgacttccacAGCTTGCACTGCCGTGTATgcgctatcggctatccagtcatatattcaggtaAGTGGCTATTATAATCTAGTTAAATCTTTTATTGtgaaggtaaccggaaattgtGTCATAAACCGATAGGAAGTGGCGCGAGTAACTGACTTACCGTCATTGAGTAGCGCAGTCTTCCAAGGTCAGAGAAGACGTGTGCTTGCGAAAGAAAGACAGATAAAACTGAAGTTAAAATAAGTCATTCACCGAATGATTCATTCGCACCTGGTTGAGAAGTCAACGAGGTTCGTATTAAGAGTCATGTTTATTGTTTCACTAATGTCGCtatatttcacgtttgtttgaTTTACTGCATAGCAAAACGTTACCGTTTTCATCCACTAGAGTGAGCTAATGCACCTTGGTAAATCTCGAGCAACGCTATGGCTGAAGATTCTGTTTGATTTACTCAGAATCTGTATttatgtttggtttgtttttgttttaacaatgTTATTTGTCTTCAAAGAAGAGATTGTCAAGGCTATCAAACGTAACAAGGCAGTTCATTGATAGTATATATGGTTTAAATAAGAAACATACCGTTTGAGTTATTCatggcatttttgtttatttcgtatTGTAGCTCTTACAGTGTGTTCACACAAAAGGAAGGTCAATAAAAGTTGTGAACCATCAGTTGGAGAGACCACCTTGATTTCAGGGTTAGGGTGTCCAGTCACATGAGACCGAGCAAGATCTCAGCTGACCAGAAATACagcagcacactttttttggagCCAGAAGGAAAGCGACTATCTTTGTTAGCGTGGCGCGTGACATGAATTGAACGTCTTTTATCGACCATAGAAAGTTCAAGTGGAAATTATGTCTATTTGCGTAAAGTGTAACGTATGTCACGGATGGTTCCAACGGAGATATGCATACGTGATTAACTGTAACAATGTTTAAGAAAATGTTCATTTGGACCTTAACCCGAACGAATATTGACTACGTGTACACATGATCATCGGTCAATGATGTCATCGTGATTGATGAAGAATAACAAAGACTTGTTTTGCTGGCATGTCGTGTTGTTTTCACACGTCTAATTGCCAGCCGCCGTCATCGTGACACGCTAATTGGGCCAAGGTGTGAAACGGCGACGAAAACACGACCGACCGATTCGCTCGGGGAAACCTCCGAGGACGTCGTCCGGGCAGGGGACGCAAAAAGGCACACTTGAACGTCGATAATAATCATAACAAAGTGTTACTGACAGGCTAAGATTAAACACGCAACTTTTTATGCTAAGCGTTAGCATGTCAAtgtcgttttcttttcttttgtttgttgcaCATCCTTCGCGTGCGAATGAGTTCCGCGTAGGCTGATGAAATCACCACGCGTCGCACAACAAACATGGCGCTGACCTACCGCTCGGACGTTATTTGTCGACATTTTAACAAGAAAAGAAACTTGCGACGcttgcacatttatttttgttttttgcaacagCATGCAAGCGATGACTGCGGCGTTTGTGAACGTTCACGACGCGCTCGGCGGCGGGTTTGTCGGCGGCCGCCGGCAATGCAAGCACGTCGCTCTTCTGTCAACACTTGTATGACGTATGATAATGTATGCGTCCGAATGAATGGGTGGGTGTTTGAAAGATGAGATTTCCCAGTTATTCTATAATATGAAAACATCGAGTAACAGCAGCGATCAATTCAAATGATCCCGATGTGCTTCTTCAACGTGTTTGGGAAGAATTCTCATATAGTATTGATGATGTTCGTGCTGCAAGGGGCGGCCATATTGAGCACTTGGAACATGTCAAATAGCACTTGACTATTAGTAGAATACCTTTATTACAAGTgatatttttttgctatttttccttCATAGAAGATttgaactaaaatgaaataggGTCATTCTTTTTGAAACACCCTCTATTACTATAATTTTCCAAAAGTATAGGCATCGGCCATACTGGCCCTGcatttacttggtatcggatcgataccaaCATTTGCAGTATTGACCTAACCTGAatattctacttttttttccccccaaaaaagaattgaatgaatgaatttgataacttcattatttttcatgtacaatgaatacctttaaaaattatttttttatctacttgcggtcgactgatgatgacatcacttgtgctgaggaagtaacttacgaccaattatggctcaactgttttctgggtttggtcagtaaactgagccatgattggtcgtagcacaggtgatgtcatcatcagtcgacagcaagtagaaaactgatttttttaaaggtgcaaAGGTGAAAAATTAATTAAGTTACCagattaattctagacaaaatatgaccTTTTTACTGgtcaaaatggctcaatgagtcaagtatctctttaagcagaattgaaaatgacaatttgtgcaaatctttttttcaatTCCCATCCCACGTGTCATCCTGTTGCTGCTTGTGCTTTTTTTCGGTTTCTGGCAGGTCTGCCTGCCAAACCAAAAACAGGCCAACCTCGCAGTGGACCAAACAGATGTTTGATGGCAAGCCCCTTCACGCCGCTAACATCAAGAAGGATGGAAAAGCGAACAATGgcgagtgtgcaaaaaaaaggcGGACGGCGTCCTGTTACGTGGGCCACTTCTGGAGCCAAAGTCGAGACGTTCGTCGTCAACGTTTGTTGGTGAGTTTGAGCTCGCGGCAGGCAAACGCTGGCTGATCGATCCATCGATCGATCGCCTGATGCCACCAAAGCGCAACACTTGAAAACAATCAAGTCCAGCAACATAAATTAAAAGTAGCTTTGAGAGTTGCAGCAATTTTTAATCTCACTTTGGTAAAGTCGCAAAAATCAACGTGATtgataaaaatggaaataatattatttgttcataaaaataaaaggaatgcttgactcattgagccattttcagcagtaaaaagttcatatttttctaaaatgaatgtggtaacttcattatttttcatgttcaattaatacttttcaaaagtaatttttctgtattttcagtccgtcgactgatgatgacatcacctgtgctgaggaagtaggtaacagccaatcatggctcacctgttttctgtggacagcaagtagaaaaattactttttaaaggtattaattataagttaccacattcattatagacaaaatattcactttttactgctgaaaatggctcaatgagtcaagtattccttttaATGTACCTGCTTTGCCATCTGTTTTCTAttcgtgaaaaaaaataaaaaatagggacggacgagtaccgataccaggtatcggtatcgggccgataccagccttttttcaagtactcgtgatgcagacgagtacaagcgactgatggcagagggggaagacgttaagtgagtcctccttgcctgtaactggcgctagcttgcagcagttttcaccaaaaccggtttggaaatacttcatactTCAAATACTTCAAATTGTGAAtcctaaactaaaagagcatttttgtgttttattttgagcgttaagaccattgaagagtgactgtgctgtttgtttgttttttgtcaaaattaaaggaaatatatttgtttaaaaatatcttttagtgattttttttatttgtcaaaatgtactactggtattggCAGTTGGGATCGGTATcgggtgagtactgagggtctgagtagcggtattggtctgaaaaaaaagtggtatcgaacatccctaaaaaaaacaaaaacaaaaaaaaacctcacatttttacatgacttaaagggatacttcacttgtttagcccattatagcaataaaatgttcatattttgtctataattaatttgatactttcattatttttcacttacaattagtatcttttaaaaaaaacattttgcaagttgctgtctactgaaaatgacatcacaagggctcaggtaaccaatcacagctcacctgttttctcggtttggtcatgtgacattcacaagctgagttgCGATTGGTTACCTaagcacattgtgatgtcattttcagtcgacagcaagttgttaaatgtgttttgaaaggtactaattgtacatgaaaaaaaatgaaagtatcaaatttattataggcaaaatattcactttttattgctataatgggctaaataagtgaagtatccctttaagtgtaGAATATACAGTATGCGCATAATTTTTCCATCTCTGGACTGTGTGGTCTGGAtgcaagatggaaaaaaaacacaagaagcaaaccattttttttgttttattttctgttggGCTGAACAGatgacatacacacacacacagtacatATTACCACAACAGGAGTTACGTTTCGCCCACCCCCCGCccacccactcactcacacataaacacaaacaaaaaacatgccaacagaaaaataattcccagcaagtttttttcccctttgtttCACTGCACAGACTGATCGTTAACAGCTTACAACATAAACAAGTCcagttaatgaatgaatgattgtgTTAATGATACAGCACAAGAggaagatacaaaaaaatgaaataagaacaaaaaaaaatcgtcaCCCTGCATTCTTGGTGTGCTCACAATTATCAAACAATCAACACTAGGATTACAATTTGAGCTTTGTTTTgcccaaaatgaagaaaaagcgAAGCTGCGGTGCCAGCGGTCTCCACAAGGGGGCGCCATCTTCACATTTCATTTCCGCCTGCTGGCAAACTCAAGATggaaatatgaatatgaatggAAAGGCTTAAAGCTGGCAGATGGTGGTCTCCACCACAAACTGGCTCTCAAAGTGGCGAATCTTGCGGCAGTCCAAAACTTCGCGCTTCTGCATGCctgtcaacaaacaaacaaatacactcGCGTCACCTTTCATCCTCGTCGGATGGCCGTTATCGTCAAATGACGTTTCAATTCAACATCGGATGATATTAATTTAAAGTCTTTTTAATTCAAAAGAGTGACACTTAGGTTCCCCCTCAAGTGGTACGCAAAACAATCACTAAATCACTGATCTACATATATGATTGGATAGGCGATAGGCCAAAGCTTTTGAGGTTGCGAgtcggccatattgctcctcccaagaaacggttctcgccataccatcctatacatttacacgatccaaattggagaacatttgagacagtatttAGTACAAACAGCATCATTTATGGTGTTttccatttattaaacataaacaagaggacttgagacattttaaaacttggcTTAAATGAATGTATAAATGATAAGATTAATGATGCTTAATACAGGAGGAAAAGAGAAAAAGGTGGTCTTCAAAGCACCACATACCGTCtacttattaattttttttcttgttaaaaaaacagtaagcaccctggcacaaaaaaaataaatataaatgcaaaaaaaaaaaaaaaaaaaaaaaaaatatatatatatatatatatatatatatatatatatatatatatacacacacacacaaataaaaacatttgtatttaatttttgaattcgatttttttatatttgtttttattttcacttttagtcatttatttatttagtttgaattttggcagttttggtcctccataccgcCCAGCTTGTCAAGTGAattgtgaagtttttttgtttttgttttgttttgtttttaattataaataacaGTGATGACTAACACGCCAGCAGATGGCGCCGTTTCATCGAGTCAGTTTTAAGATCTGCACAGAGTTGAAGAGAAAAAATTAGGAGCAGAATCTCAGCTTGTCACATCAATTCTGAGGGAGGTAAGAAAAACTGACGTCCAACTTGTGTTGTAAATcagtaagaaaaataaaataaatataataattgtTCATCGTACCGAGGATGCGATCACGTCGCTGCAGCTTGAAGGTGTCCTTGCCGCGGCACAGGTTGTGGATGAAGTGGCCCAGACGCTCGACGTGCTCCAGGCGCTCCGTCACCACCATCTCCTCTTGCACCAGGTACGACTGCGGCAGGTAGGTGCCCGCCTGTGGAAGGGCGCCAAAGACGACTAAGGATAAATGCTAAGTAACCGCCAGACTTGTACAGGACGGTCAACATCAGGTCAGGTTTGTGCTTGCTAAAAGGAGCTgactgctaatgctaataacaaatgctacatgctaagctAGTCAGAAAAAACACCACCTTGAGACTAACGCCGACTAAATGCTAGgctagaaaaataataaaatttaagGCTTTTGAAAACTGACACTACACAAACAATCTGACTAGCCACCAAACAAACtctgtgctaatgctagcaacaCTCCACAAATGACCTGAGgccaccaaacaaacaaaatgagaccagctacatgctaagctaacgaaAGGACAACTTGtatgtgctaatgctaacaaatgctaaatgctaaactAGTAAAACAAATCAAGATGAATTGAAATATTGTCGAAGGATCGTAAACTTGTGCGTcaacatgctaacaaacaagAACAGCGAGCCGGAGGAGCAGTTGCCAGAAGTGTTTGCAATACCTTGACGTTGACCAGCAGTTCCAGGAAGTCCCTGGGCGGCATGACGACGGAGGTGTTGAGCGGGATGACGTAGCACTTGTTGAGGCTCAGGTCCAGGTAGGCCGTCAGCCTCTGAACCAACACACGCGCGCAAACAAGGTCAGAGCCGAGCGGCGTCCGGTTCGGTCGGGTCCGGTATACCGACACGCTCACCCTCTGGAAGTCGTGCACGATGTCAGCAGGGTCGCCGTCCTCGAAGTCGGGCACGGGCACGTTGATGAGCGCCACCTGCTCTCGCTCCAGAATTCGGATTCGCTCCTCCAGTTGCCGCAGCGGGTTGGCGACGTCCGACTCCACCTGCAAACGACGCGTTTGctcaaatacaattgacaaaaaTCGCAAATACACTTTCAAAACATTACCTTTTATTTCAATTGGCTTCCTTTGAAACGACACAAATTTGTGtgcgtttaactcatttgcttccaaaaatgcatgaaaacgtttcattttaaatattgctatggcccccaaaacatatttatatggtatatatatatatatatatatatatgctagagcatacagaaggctttgatgcagcctctgacctgaagaggtcgcttaaagcaatggtagttattacaaaacacgtccagcaggtggcagcagagtataagagatcagccagtgccatgttgcaacaagctctttttgccagtgttttcaccaggaatgtgaatatttatgaaacttcgctatattctaatactaattgctgcaaaacggaaacagatagaaatgaactttttttttcctgatgaaagaagagatgctaatctttcttt
The Festucalex cinctus isolate MCC-2025b chromosome 11, RoL_Fcin_1.0, whole genome shotgun sequence DNA segment above includes these coding regions:
- the LOC144030115 gene encoding trace amine-associated receptor 7a-like, coding for METEERSALCFPQLANASCRTPPSEDRHLVSVALPVVCVLTVALNLLVITAISHFRHMFFSASLCALLWPRRQLHTPTNLLLLSLASSDFLVGVVMWPGEIYMRASCWALGDAACLAYQLASFVITTASVGNMALISADRYVAICHPLRYDVQVTVKRIQACVCLCWLLSFLYSCVLLRDQMAEPGKCSSCYGECVIDIDMAGGILDLVVIFVLPLSVIVTLYARVFVVAVSQARAVRSHVTCGKHSKPNSRAIKKSELKAARTLGVLVLVFVMCFCPFYIYSLVGHVGFSSSAHYVVYLFDFNSCVNPLIYALFYPWFRRAVKRIVTLQILRPGSRQANVL
- the LOC144030281 gene encoding integral membrane protein 2B-like gives rise to the protein MVKVSFNSALSLKDVKKDAETLIPEHDKDAEAAAVGLVGQQSRAWRWCMCLGLALVLSGMVVGGAYLYRYYVAEEGEVFVCGVNYREEDLRLPEFVQVESDVANPLRQLEERIRILEREQVALINVPVPDFEDGDPADIVHDFQRRLTAYLDLSLNKCYVIPLNTSVVMPPRDFLELLVNVKAGTYLPQSYLVQEEMVVTERLEHVERLGHFIHNLCRGKDTFKLQRRDRILGMQKREVLDCRKIRHFESQFVVETTICQL